From one Chanodichthys erythropterus isolate Z2021 chromosome 3, ASM2448905v1, whole genome shotgun sequence genomic stretch:
- the LOC137005463 gene encoding zinc finger protein 568-like → MRIHTGEKPFTCDQCGKSCTYKQNLKEHMKIHTGEKPHACDQCGKSFSMKQHLKDHMRVHTGEKPFACDQCGNSFTRKAYLDLHMRVHTGEKPFTCDQCGKSFNQSAHLKRHMRIHTGEKPYACDQCDKTFFDSSDLKRHLTVHTQDKPHSCSVCGASFSRLPYLRKHEKIHGVKDHMCFECEKTFTTAICLKLHQRIHTGEKPFICSHCGKRFNQLTSWKTHEKIHSREKLHTCDQCGKSFSFKNHLKIHKKIHAVEKPHHHSLKSQ, encoded by the coding sequence atgaggatccacaccggagagaagccgttcacatgtgatcaatgtggaaaGAGCTGCACATACAAACAAAATCTTAAGGAACACATGAAGATCCACACCGGAGAAAAGCCACAtgcatgtgatcagtgtgggaagagcttctCAATGAAACAACATCTTAAGgatcacatgagagttcatactggagagaaaccatTCGCATGTGATCAGTGCGGGAACAGCTTCACACGAAAAGCATATCTTGAtcttcacatgagagttcacaccggagagaagccgttcacgtGTGAccaatgtgggaagagtttcaatCAATCAGCACATCTTAAGAgacacatgaggatccacaccggagagaagccgtacgcatgtgatcaatgtgacaaaacatttttcGATTCATCAGACCTGAAGAGACACCTGACAGTTCATACGCAGGAtaagccacattcatgttctgtgtgtggagcGAGTTTTTCACGGCTGCCATATTTACGTAAACACGAGAAAATTCATGGTGTAAAAGATCatatgtgctttgagtgtgagaagacttttactacagcgatctgtttaaaactgcaccagcgaatccacactggagaaaaacctttcaTATGTTCACACTGTGGCAAGAGATTTAATCAGTTAACAAGTTGGAAAACACACGAGAAGATCCACAGTAGAGAGAAGCtgcacacgtgtgatcagtgtggaaagagtttctcttttaaaaatcacctgaagatacacaagaagatccatgcagtggagaaaccacatcaccaCAGTCTGAAATCACAGTGA